One genomic segment of Pedobacter endophyticus includes these proteins:
- a CDS encoding dihydroneopterin aldolase: MGQFKQTVALKDVKCFALHGYYPEEQLIGNHFIVDLETEFLPKSFDDELAQTVNYEDLNGIIQEEMKNTQKLLETVLNNMISKVIALYPFVETVNVSIKKLNPPMPGQIGHSFVKLSYTSLK; this comes from the coding sequence ATGGGCCAATTCAAACAAACTGTAGCTTTAAAGGATGTTAAATGTTTTGCCTTACACGGATATTATCCAGAAGAGCAACTTATTGGAAATCATTTTATTGTAGATTTGGAAACCGAGTTTTTACCGAAAAGCTTTGATGATGAGCTCGCCCAAACCGTAAATTACGAAGATTTGAACGGCATCATTCAGGAGGAGATGAAAAACACTCAAAAGCTTTTAGAAACGGTTTTAAACAATATGATCTCAAAAGTGATTGCGCTTTATCCTTTCGTAGAAACGGTAAATGTGAGCATCAAAAAGCTAAATCCACCAATGCCGGGCCAAATCGGGCATTCATTTGTTAAACTGTCCTATACATCATTAAAATAG
- a CDS encoding FAD-binding oxidoreductase, protein MNFTKINAEILAEIKAAIGEEKIFTDAENLDHYSHDETEDLRFQPEVVVKPTSPEDISALLKICNAYQVPVTPRGGGTGLSGAALPIYGGVSLSMEKFKSIIDIDTENLQATVEPGVITEEFINAVAEKGLLYPVDPSSKGSCFIGGNVAHGSGGPRVVKYGTIREYILNLEVVLPNGDIIWTGANTLKYASGYNLTQLMIGSEGTLGVVTKIVTKLLPKPSQSVLMMGSFSTNEAACAAVSAIFRAGVTPSALEFMERRGVEWVIKFDDIKFDLKDDVAALLMIEFDGDDLDDIFKNCEKANIVLEEHNCTEVLFADTAAQKEELWRMRRTMAESVKSNSVYKEEDTVVPRAALPKLINGIKEVGAKYGFESVCYGHAGDGNLHVNIIKAGMSDQDWKDKLKFGIAEIFELTTALGGTLSGEHGIGLVQKEFMPIKYSEIHLNLMRGIKQVFDPKGIMNPGKIMPD, encoded by the coding sequence ATGAATTTTACCAAAATAAATGCTGAAATATTAGCAGAGATCAAAGCTGCAATCGGCGAAGAAAAAATTTTTACGGATGCCGAAAACCTCGATCATTATAGCCACGACGAAACGGAAGACCTTCGTTTTCAGCCCGAGGTGGTGGTTAAACCCACTTCGCCCGAAGATATTTCAGCCTTATTGAAAATCTGCAACGCATACCAGGTTCCGGTAACGCCCCGCGGCGGTGGCACGGGCTTGAGTGGTGCAGCCTTGCCGATTTATGGCGGTGTTTCTTTATCGATGGAGAAATTTAAATCTATTATTGATATCGATACCGAAAATTTACAGGCCACTGTTGAGCCAGGCGTTATTACTGAGGAGTTTATCAATGCTGTGGCCGAAAAAGGGCTCCTTTACCCGGTAGATCCGAGTAGTAAAGGCTCGTGCTTTATTGGTGGAAATGTGGCGCACGGCTCCGGCGGACCGAGGGTTGTAAAGTACGGAACGATACGCGAGTATATTTTAAACTTAGAAGTGGTTTTGCCCAATGGAGATATTATTTGGACCGGGGCTAATACTTTAAAATATGCCTCGGGTTATAATTTAACACAGCTGATGATCGGCTCGGAAGGAACTTTGGGCGTAGTTACAAAAATCGTAACCAAGCTTTTGCCCAAGCCAAGTCAATCTGTTTTAATGATGGGGTCGTTCAGTACAAATGAAGCCGCCTGTGCTGCGGTTTCGGCAATTTTCAGAGCAGGTGTTACGCCGTCTGCGCTGGAGTTTATGGAGCGGAGAGGCGTAGAGTGGGTAATCAAATTCGACGACATTAAGTTCGATTTAAAAGATGATGTGGCGGCCTTGCTGATGATTGAGTTTGATGGCGACGATTTGGACGACATCTTTAAAAATTGTGAAAAAGCAAATATCGTTCTCGAAGAGCACAATTGTACCGAAGTTTTGTTTGCCGATACAGCAGCGCAAAAAGAAGAGTTGTGGCGGATGCGCAGAACGATGGCCGAATCAGTAAAATCGAACTCGGTGTATAAGGAAGAAGATACGGTTGTACCTCGTGCGGCATTACCCAAATTAATTAACGGCATTAAAGAAGTGGGCGCCAAATACGGCTTCGAAAGCGTGTGTTACGGCCATGCCGGCGATGGCAATCTGCACGTAAATATCATTAAGGCCGGAATGAGCGACCAAGATTGGAAAGACAAGCTGAAGTTCGGTATCGCAGAAATTTTTGAACTGACCACTGCGCTGGGTGGAACTTTATCTGGCGAACATGGAATAGGACTGGTTCAGAAAGAATTTATGCCGATCAAATATTCTGAAATTCATTTGAACCTTATGCGGGGAATTAAACAGGTGTTCGATCCGAAAGGAATAATGAATCCCGGGAAGATAATGCCTGACTAA
- a CDS encoding acyl-CoA thioesterase, with the protein MIFKTFWQKKQTIKDKLAETRAFSDEFNYKTNIHLRFVDFDLMGHVNNSVYFTYLEIARSKYWEEIVKWDWKKTGIVIAHAELDYILPIVMGDKIAVHVKTSRIGNTSFDLDYQIVKLKGTEEVICSKGKTVCIAVDYTTNRPTAIPETAKQKMLGFEQLQ; encoded by the coding sequence ATGATTTTTAAGACATTTTGGCAAAAAAAGCAAACCATAAAAGACAAATTGGCAGAAACCAGAGCTTTTTCAGACGAATTCAACTATAAAACGAACATCCATCTCCGCTTTGTAGATTTCGATTTAATGGGGCATGTGAACAATTCTGTTTATTTTACCTATCTGGAAATCGCCCGTTCGAAGTACTGGGAGGAGATTGTGAAATGGGACTGGAAGAAAACCGGGATTGTGATTGCGCATGCAGAACTGGATTACATTTTACCTATCGTAATGGGCGATAAAATTGCCGTACATGTAAAAACGTCGAGGATTGGCAATACGAGCTTCGATCTGGATTACCAAATTGTGAAGCTAAAAGGCACTGAAGAAGTGATTTGCAGCAAGGGCAAAACCGTTTGCATCGCCGTTGATTATACCACTAACAGACCAACGGCAATACCCGAAACGGCTAAGCAGAAAATGCTGGGGTTTGAGCAATTGCAATAA
- a CDS encoding Hsp20/alpha crystallin family protein, with the protein MTLVNFNNRTRNTAPYFNNVFDSLFSDAITKNKMVDKSPNVNIYENETAYVIELAAPGLKKEDFQINLKKDTLSVWAEVKKEETATAKDFTRKEFDYSSFARSFNLPETADGDKITAEYKDGILSINISKKDDSKLQHREISVS; encoded by the coding sequence ATGACACTTGTAAATTTTAACAACAGAACCCGTAACACAGCTCCTTACTTTAACAATGTTTTCGATTCATTGTTTAGCGATGCAATAACTAAAAATAAAATGGTTGACAAATCGCCAAATGTAAATATTTACGAAAACGAAACAGCGTACGTAATTGAGTTGGCCGCACCGGGTTTAAAGAAAGAAGATTTTCAAATCAACCTAAAAAAAGATACGCTTTCTGTTTGGGCAGAAGTTAAAAAAGAAGAAACTGCGACAGCTAAAGATTTTACCCGCAAAGAATTTGATTATAGCTCATTTGCAAGATCATTTAACTTGCCAGAAACAGCTGACGGTGACAAAATTACTGCTGAATATAAAGATGGTATTTTAAGCATCAATATCAGCAAAAAAGACGATTCGAAATTACAACACAGAGAAATTTCGGTATCGTAA
- a CDS encoding GxxExxY protein, whose protein sequence is MDIDNLTYRVNGCAMKVHNVLGNGFQEVIYQRCLAIELEKAGIKFRREVEQEIFYDGLVVGKRRADFVIEGILTVEVKACINLENQHLSQAKNYVIAYNFDIGLLINFGSTSLQFKKIYNQKNRIYKI, encoded by the coding sequence ATGGATATCGACAATTTAACTTATCGGGTAAATGGCTGTGCAATGAAAGTTCACAACGTTTTGGGAAATGGCTTTCAAGAGGTTATCTATCAACGTTGTTTAGCGATTGAACTGGAAAAGGCCGGAATTAAATTTAGGAGAGAAGTTGAGCAGGAAATTTTTTATGATGGCTTAGTTGTTGGGAAAAGACGAGCAGACTTTGTTATTGAAGGTATACTTACCGTAGAAGTTAAAGCATGTATCAATTTAGAAAACCAACATTTGTCGCAAGCAAAAAACTATGTTATAGCTTATAATTTCGATATTGGGTTATTGATTAATTTTGGTTCAACAAGTTTGCAATTTAAAAAGATTTACAATCAAAAAAATAGGATTTACAAGATTTGA
- a CDS encoding nicotinamide mononucleotide adenylyltransferase, with the protein MAREILDTKRKALKINLDPRIYGTFAEIGAGQEVSRNFFNAGAASGTVAKTMSAYDMTFSDAIYGAETNGRYVSQNRLLQMLDHEFGLLNERLSGEKYESRRFFAFADTVTTLNYKRTNEPHGWVGIRFQHEPGGLPNEIFFHVRLLDTDVNMQQRVLGIIGVNLIYAAFYHYQDPKLMVESLADNLTIGSVEIDLISVKGPAFPNADNVLLNLYMIVKDFSAAAIFDADAHPRQAKDLLYKKDIMILRTKYGQKSLPNFNLFNKATDQFKRTNKVNDDNLAVMIEVLLTNVLTDDQETPDDIDLEAVAKRTLEMCDTGNLVIVSNFTRHNRLAKYLARCKPKSVGMATNINNLKFVFNSTNFKGENYSGQLLSYVNDMFNTNVRLFAYPFFSKKANEVITTKNMPVTAEAKPLFDFLLINGYITDIEDYNENEVKTA; encoded by the coding sequence ATGGCACGAGAAATTCTGGATACTAAACGTAAAGCACTTAAAATAAATCTTGACCCTAGAATCTATGGTACTTTCGCCGAAATCGGAGCAGGGCAGGAGGTTTCGCGAAATTTTTTTAACGCTGGTGCAGCGTCTGGAACGGTAGCCAAAACCATGTCGGCCTACGACATGACCTTTAGTGATGCCATTTATGGGGCGGAAACCAACGGACGCTATGTTTCTCAAAACAGATTGCTGCAAATGCTCGATCACGAGTTTGGTTTGCTCAACGAACGCCTATCGGGCGAAAAGTACGAGAGCCGAAGATTTTTTGCGTTCGCCGACACGGTGACTACCTTAAACTACAAACGTACAAACGAGCCGCACGGGTGGGTTGGTATTCGTTTTCAGCACGAACCCGGCGGGTTGCCGAATGAAATATTTTTCCATGTGAGGTTACTCGATACCGATGTAAATATGCAGCAACGGGTGTTGGGAATTATCGGTGTAAATTTGATTTATGCTGCTTTTTACCATTATCAAGATCCTAAATTAATGGTCGAATCGCTGGCGGATAACCTCACCATTGGCTCCGTTGAAATAGATTTGATTTCGGTTAAAGGGCCTGCTTTTCCAAATGCAGATAATGTGCTGCTCAATCTTTATATGATTGTGAAGGATTTTTCGGCAGCAGCGATCTTCGATGCAGATGCCCATCCCCGCCAGGCCAAGGATCTTCTTTATAAAAAAGACATCATGATTTTAAGGACCAAATATGGTCAGAAATCGTTACCCAACTTCAATTTGTTTAATAAAGCCACCGACCAGTTTAAGCGAACCAATAAGGTAAACGACGACAACCTTGCGGTTATGATTGAGGTTTTATTAACTAATGTGTTAACTGATGACCAGGAAACGCCGGATGATATTGATTTAGAGGCGGTAGCCAAACGTACGCTCGAAATGTGCGATACCGGTAACCTGGTAATTGTATCAAACTTTACCCGTCATAACCGGCTAGCAAAGTATTTGGCCCGTTGTAAGCCGAAAAGCGTGGGAATGGCCACCAATATTAATAACTTAAAGTTTGTGTTTAACTCAACCAACTTTAAGGGCGAAAATTACTCAGGCCAATTGCTAAGCTACGTTAACGATATGTTTAATACGAACGTTCGATTGTTCGCTTATCCATTCTTTAGCAAAAAAGCCAATGAGGTAATTACAACCAAAAATATGCCTGTAACTGCGGAGGCCAAACCATTGTTCGATTTTCTATTGATTAATGGCTATATTACCGATATTGAAGATTATAACGAAAACGAAGTAAAAACGGCTTAA
- a CDS encoding S66 peptidase family protein — protein sequence MNRKHFLASLAAASALLPPFKVLAKTVQTENSSFKTPQYLKSGDNIGITSPAGFITVDEIQPAVLQMQSWGFNISVGSTIGKRDFTFGGTDEERIADLQEMLDNDNIKAIMCARGGYGLVRIIDRLDFSKFKKNPKWIIGFSDVTVLHCHLAKNYGIASIHSKMCNSFPSNWATAEPIQIETILSIKNSLLGQQMTYNAPPNNNNRPGRTNGILVGGNLSIIETLSGSSSDLDTKGKLLFIEDTGEYLYSIDRMLWNLKRSGKLKNLAGLIIGGFKVKPDDEGEEFGKTVYEIVIEKIKEYDYPVAFDFPVGHQRNNFALRCGLNHTLDVTNAGSVLTV from the coding sequence ATGAACAGAAAACATTTCCTTGCTTCATTAGCTGCTGCTTCGGCCCTACTTCCTCCCTTCAAAGTGTTGGCAAAGACCGTTCAAACCGAAAATTCATCTTTTAAAACGCCACAATATTTAAAATCGGGCGATAACATCGGAATTACCAGTCCTGCGGGATTCATCACCGTAGACGAAATACAGCCCGCCGTTTTACAAATGCAAAGCTGGGGTTTTAATATAAGCGTTGGCAGCACCATTGGTAAAAGAGATTTCACCTTTGGTGGAACTGACGAGGAACGCATAGCGGATTTACAGGAAATGCTGGATAACGATAACATAAAAGCCATTATGTGTGCCCGAGGTGGCTATGGGCTGGTACGAATAATAGATCGGCTCGATTTCTCTAAATTTAAGAAAAACCCAAAATGGATTATCGGTTTTAGCGATGTAACGGTGCTGCACTGTCATTTGGCCAAAAACTATGGCATTGCGTCCATTCATTCTAAAATGTGCAACAGCTTCCCTAGCAACTGGGCAACTGCTGAGCCCATTCAGATTGAAACAATCCTCTCGATAAAAAACAGCTTACTGGGCCAACAGATGACATATAACGCCCCTCCGAACAATAATAATCGGCCTGGCAGAACCAATGGAATTTTGGTTGGCGGAAATTTGAGTATCATAGAAACCCTGTCCGGCAGCAGCTCGGATTTAGACACGAAGGGTAAGCTCCTTTTTATTGAAGATACGGGAGAATATCTGTATAGTATCGACAGAATGCTTTGGAATTTGAAACGAAGCGGGAAGTTAAAAAATCTGGCGGGGCTGATTATTGGTGGCTTTAAAGTGAAGCCCGATGATGAAGGCGAAGAATTCGGAAAGACTGTTTATGAAATTGTGATCGAAAAAATTAAAGAATACGATTATCCTGTTGCTTTCGACTTTCCAGTCGGCCATCAAAGGAATAATTTTGCACTGCGCTGTGGCCTAAACCATACTTTGGATGTTACTAATGCAGGTTCGGTGCTTACAGTTTAG